A section of the Bifidobacterium sp. ESL0745 genome encodes:
- a CDS encoding ATP-binding cassette domain-containing protein, whose amino-acid sequence MPTYDLGLEHVSLDFATKNIFTDVTQGVFEGDRIGIVGKNGDGKSTLLHLLAGTQQPDSGRVTTRNGLTFGMLDQRDPLDDNATVRQAALEGREDYQWASDTRSREIVEALLGGLSLDAKVGSLSGGQRRRADLTRLLLRDWDILALDEPTNHLDIVTIHWLAEHLKNRWAAGQGALLLVTHDRWFLDEVCESMWEVHDGVIDPFEGGYSAYMLQRVERDRQADIREERRRNLARKELAWLTRGARARATKQKFHVKQANELIADVPPMRNTLQLKQMATSRLGKQVVDLNDVTQIFEHPIGTVAGGNSAVSSGVAQNLAGGNSAVSSGVAQNLAGGNSAVSSG is encoded by the coding sequence CAAAAACATTTTCACCGATGTAACGCAAGGTGTCTTCGAAGGCGACCGCATCGGTATCGTCGGCAAGAACGGCGACGGCAAATCAACGCTTTTGCATTTGCTGGCCGGTACGCAGCAGCCCGATTCCGGGCGCGTGACCACTCGTAATGGACTGACTTTTGGCATGCTCGACCAGCGCGATCCGCTCGATGACAATGCCACGGTGCGTCAGGCTGCGCTCGAGGGGCGTGAGGATTACCAGTGGGCATCTGATACGCGTTCGCGCGAAATCGTGGAGGCGTTGCTCGGCGGCCTGAGCCTCGACGCCAAGGTCGGTTCGCTTTCCGGCGGACAACGTCGGCGTGCCGATTTGACCCGTTTGTTGCTGAGGGATTGGGACATTCTCGCGCTTGACGAGCCTACGAACCACTTGGATATCGTGACCATTCACTGGCTGGCAGAACACCTGAAGAACCGTTGGGCCGCGGGGCAGGGTGCGCTGCTGCTGGTTACCCACGACCGCTGGTTTTTGGACGAGGTCTGTGAGTCGATGTGGGAGGTGCACGATGGGGTGATCGACCCCTTTGAAGGCGGATACAGCGCTTATATGCTCCAGCGTGTCGAGCGCGACCGGCAGGCCGATATCCGCGAGGAACGGCGGCGGAACCTCGCTCGCAAGGAACTCGCGTGGCTGACTCGCGGCGCTCGAGCCCGCGCCACCAAGCAGAAGTTCCATGTCAAGCAGGCCAATGAGCTCATCGCCGACGTGCCGCCAATGCGTAATACATTACAGCTCAAGCAGATGGCGACCTCACGGCTGGGCAAGCAGGTTGTCGACCTCAACGACGTGACCCAGATTTTCGAGCACCCGATAGGCACTGTTGCCGGTGGCAACAGTGCGGTATCAAGCGGCGTAGCTCAAAATCTTGCCGGTGGCAACAGTGCGGTATCAAGCGGCGTAGCTCAAAATCTTGCCGGTGGCAACAGTGCGGTATCAAGCGGC